The Desulfomicrobium orale DSM 12838 genome includes a window with the following:
- the gap gene encoding type I glyceraldehyde-3-phosphate dehydrogenase, whose protein sequence is MGKTRIGINGFGRIGRQVLKTIWERHRDTLEVVAINDLFDTKTNAHLLRHDTSYGKFADTVDATDDIIRVNGEWEIHSFAQRDPKLIPWKSCNVDIVIESTGIFRTGPTAGQHLESGVKKVIITAPSKEEDLTVVLGVNEKEYDPARHHVVSNASCTTNCLAPAVKVMHEKFGVAKGVLTTVHAYTNDQRILDLPHKDLRRARAAACNMIPTSTGAAKAVAKVIPEMAGRFDGYSVRVPVPAVSLVDFVAVLERDTTADELKAAFKDAAEGALKGILGYSEEALVSSDFIADPRSGVVEADFTTVQSGNLAKVLIWYDNEWGYSCRVADLAHLMAQKGF, encoded by the coding sequence ATGGGAAAAACACGTATCGGAATCAACGGGTTCGGCCGTATTGGCCGCCAGGTGCTGAAGACCATCTGGGAGCGGCACCGCGACACTCTGGAAGTAGTGGCTATCAACGATCTTTTCGACACCAAGACCAACGCGCATCTTTTGCGGCATGACACCTCCTACGGTAAATTCGCCGACACGGTGGATGCCACGGACGATATCATCCGCGTGAACGGGGAGTGGGAAATCCATAGTTTCGCCCAACGCGATCCCAAACTCATTCCCTGGAAAAGCTGCAACGTGGACATCGTGATCGAGTCCACAGGCATTTTCCGGACCGGTCCGACGGCCGGGCAGCATCTGGAAAGCGGCGTCAAGAAGGTCATCATCACCGCGCCTTCCAAAGAGGAGGATTTGACGGTGGTTCTCGGCGTAAATGAGAAGGAGTATGATCCGGCCAGGCACCATGTCGTTTCCAATGCGTCCTGCACCACCAACTGCCTGGCCCCGGCCGTAAAGGTCATGCATGAGAAGTTCGGCGTGGCCAAGGGTGTTTTGACCACGGTGCACGCCTACACCAACGACCAGCGCATTCTGGACCTGCCGCACAAGGATCTGCGCCGGGCCAGAGCGGCCGCCTGCAACATGATTCCCACCTCCACCGGAGCAGCCAAGGCCGTGGCCAAGGTCATTCCGGAAATGGCCGGGCGCTTCGACGGCTATTCCGTGCGCGTACCCGTTCCCGCCGTGTCCCTGGTGGATTTTGTGGCCGTTCTGGAGCGCGATACCACCGCCGACGAACTGAAGGCCGCCTTCAAGGACGCGGCGGAAGGAGCATTGAAAGGTATTCTGGGGTACTCCGAAGAAGCTCTTGTTTCTTCGGACTTCATCGCCGATCCGCGTTCCGGCGTGGTGGAGGCTGACTTTACCACTGTGCAGTCGGGCAATCTGGCCAAAGTGCTGATCTGGTACGATAACGAATGGGGCTATTCCTGCCGGGTGGCGGACTTGGCGCATCTGATGGCCCAGAAAGGTTTCTGA
- a CDS encoding diguanylate cyclase, whose product MDASGFSSCLDTLLNALRNLSGPPSIQRTLSELCTHVAQYFQAKHFAVLLVEPDSRELVFSEVVGAKRELLEGKRLRKGKGIAGWVAETDTSLLVEDTGEDPRFQTQWLTAKTQDVTSIMAVPLRSGDLVYAVMEVMDSYRGVTFTPDNLKELESIANLASLALERVYYFRAMKRLSETDTLTGLPNRRCFLRHMHSEIERCGRYNIPSSVLILTLDNLRDINAEHGMRMGDKLLKILGSVLLSESRKADIPCRIGAKQLAVIMPNTGEAAAREAKERVNMKIASECAARDIANLSVTLDVHSGTRENFSALLSIPGVNKPHESEFRKLRSMASNLFSLLNEEKQTTERRQHYRKSVRLAGRYEDPDNQEAGDILLENLSLNGAAFTTMLYHTLTRNRLVKMHFRLDDAKRTEIIRLAQVKYARDRYVGCQFVDQKSYDSDLGFYLMR is encoded by the coding sequence ATGGATGCCTCCGGATTTTCATCCTGCCTCGACACGCTTCTGAACGCACTGCGAAATCTTTCCGGTCCGCCCAGCATCCAACGGACGCTGAGCGAGCTTTGCACCCATGTGGCCCAGTATTTCCAGGCCAAGCATTTCGCCGTCCTGCTGGTGGAGCCGGATAGCCGCGAGCTGGTATTTTCCGAAGTTGTCGGTGCCAAACGGGAGCTGCTCGAAGGAAAAAGGCTGCGCAAAGGCAAGGGCATCGCGGGATGGGTGGCGGAAACGGACACGTCCCTGCTCGTGGAGGATACCGGGGAAGACCCGCGCTTCCAGACGCAGTGGCTGACAGCGAAAACCCAGGATGTCACTTCCATTATGGCCGTACCTTTAAGAAGTGGCGATCTCGTCTATGCCGTCATGGAAGTCATGGACAGCTATCGCGGAGTCACTTTTACGCCCGACAATCTGAAAGAACTGGAAAGTATCGCCAATCTGGCCTCTCTCGCCCTGGAAAGAGTCTATTATTTCAGAGCGATGAAACGCCTCTCCGAAACGGACACTCTCACGGGACTCCCCAACAGGCGCTGTTTCCTCCGGCATATGCACAGTGAAATCGAAAGATGCGGCCGCTACAACATACCGTCGAGCGTTCTGATCCTGACTCTGGATAACCTGAGGGACATCAACGCCGAACACGGGATGCGCATGGGCGACAAACTTCTTAAGATCCTGGGCAGCGTTCTCCTCAGCGAATCCCGCAAGGCCGATATCCCATGCCGGATCGGGGCCAAGCAGCTTGCGGTGATCATGCCCAACACGGGAGAAGCAGCCGCCCGCGAGGCCAAAGAACGAGTCAATATGAAAATCGCTTCCGAGTGTGCGGCAAGAGACATAGCGAATCTGTCTGTGACTCTGGATGTACACAGCGGAACCCGGGAAAACTTTTCAGCCCTTTTGAGCATCCCCGGCGTAAACAAGCCCCATGAGTCCGAATTCCGGAAGCTGCGGAGCATGGCCAGCAACCTTTTCTCGCTCCTGAACGAAGAGAAGCAGACCACGGAACGCCGTCAGCATTACCGTAAAAGCGTCCGCCTGGCCGGACGCTACGAAGACCCGGACAACCAGGAAGCTGGAGACATCCTGCTGGAAAACCTGTCTCTGAACGGAGCGGCCTTCACCACCATGCTGTACCACACCCTGACCAGAAACCGCCTCGTCAAGATGCATTTCCGTCTGGACGACGCCAAGCGAACGGAGATCATCCGTCTGGCACAGGTGAAGTACGCCCGGGACCGCTATGTGGGCTGTCAATTCGTGGACCAGAAAAGCTACGACAGCGATCTGGGCTTTTATCTCATGCGCTGA
- a CDS encoding divergent polysaccharide deacetylase family protein: MPPKKRKRRKAPARRSRSRFPLFRALLWLSVVALAGLTLFTLLRMSQVPPRSEEKSPVSAGATTKPSSPAKRPAVPQPPVPPGPSGEEKPPREYEVQPDDFEAKVRQVDLAILQSLTAVGQSQSMLRHKTVEARKYGGQEFFYQNLTIGEQQDIFPFLAELRRNLDRLAPDARLGTVNENPRDLEISIFGEPTHHLFLPLTMPPEQSAFSGSAPRLVIVIDDLGESTAVARRLAGLPFPVTFSVLPYNTKAREVAAVARQKNLELLLHLPCEPEGYPQKADSGPGTLRVDMSPEELERILAANLARLPEVDGVNNHMGSRLTQDRKAMHIILAHLKGRGKLFLDSVTTPKTCVASVSAALGMRQYRRHIFLDNTPKEHAIMLQLKKAETLARKNGTAVVIGHPYPSTLAALESWAKTRSSEIVVCRLQDI; the protein is encoded by the coding sequence ATGCCGCCCAAGAAACGAAAACGCAGAAAAGCTCCGGCCAGGCGCTCCCGTTCCCGGTTTCCCCTGTTCAGAGCCCTTCTCTGGCTCTCCGTTGTGGCCCTGGCCGGGCTGACGCTATTCACACTGCTGCGGATGTCTCAGGTTCCGCCGCGTTCTGAAGAAAAGTCCCCCGTGTCTGCGGGTGCCACGACCAAGCCATCTTCCCCGGCCAAACGCCCGGCCGTACCGCAGCCGCCCGTGCCGCCTGGCCCGTCCGGGGAAGAAAAGCCGCCGCGGGAGTATGAAGTCCAGCCCGATGATTTTGAAGCCAAAGTCCGGCAGGTGGATCTGGCTATTCTGCAATCCCTGACCGCTGTGGGGCAATCCCAGAGCATGCTTCGCCACAAGACAGTGGAAGCGCGCAAGTACGGCGGGCAGGAGTTTTTCTACCAGAATCTGACCATCGGCGAGCAGCAGGATATTTTTCCCTTTCTGGCGGAACTGCGCCGGAATCTGGACAGACTCGCTCCCGACGCCCGGCTGGGGACGGTCAATGAAAACCCACGGGATCTGGAAATCTCCATTTTCGGGGAGCCTACCCACCATCTGTTTCTTCCGCTGACGATGCCGCCGGAGCAGTCCGCCTTCTCCGGCTCGGCTCCCAGACTGGTGATCGTCATCGATGATCTCGGTGAAAGCACCGCCGTAGCCCGCCGCCTGGCCGGACTGCCCTTTCCGGTCACGTTTTCCGTGCTGCCGTACAACACCAAGGCGCGGGAAGTGGCCGCTGTGGCCCGGCAAAAAAATCTGGAGCTGCTCCTGCACCTTCCCTGCGAACCCGAAGGGTACCCGCAAAAGGCCGATTCCGGGCCGGGCACCCTGCGCGTGGACATGTCTCCGGAAGAGCTGGAACGGATCCTGGCCGCCAACCTCGCCCGCCTGCCGGAAGTCGATGGAGTGAACAATCACATGGGCTCCAGGCTGACCCAGGACAGGAAAGCCATGCACATCATTCTGGCCCACCTCAAAGGACGCGGAAAACTCTTTCTGGACAGCGTGACCACGCCCAAAACATGTGTAGCCAGCGTCAGTGCGGCCTTAGGCATGCGCCAGTACAGACGTCACATTTTTCTGGACAACACGCCCAAGGAACACGCTATCATGCTGCAACTCAAGAAAGCGGAGACCCTGGCCAGAAAAAACGGCACGGCCGTCGTCATCGGGCACCCGTACCCATCCACGCTGGCCGCTCTGGAAAGCTGGGCAAAAACGCGGAGCTCGGAAATCGTCGTCTGCAGGCTACAGGATATTTGA
- a CDS encoding S41 family peptidase: MRLSHICGTMLLLIILCGTASSSQTRDTDQYKALKQFSQVLDLIEKNYVQEVNRTDLIHGAIQGMLNSIDPHSTYIGLDKFKMMQEEFQGEFGGIGVQIGVRDKRLTVIAPIEDTPADKAGLKPGDTIVEIDGQSAMDISLEDAVSKIRGPKGEPVVLTILRKDSQVPEKITIVRGIIPLISVKTKELEPGYLHVRLTDFKANTTEDLRRKIQEYTAATPLKGIVLDLRNNPGGLLNQAVSVADMFLRDGLIVYTQGRDPKSRRDETASKQPADLTCPVVVLINAGSASASEIVAGALQDRKRAILVGERTFGKGSVQTIMPLSDGSAVKLTIALYYTPSGRSIQAEGIEPDVELALAMPDTEEEPLLGDFREANLAKHLDNPDSNASAPKETSDAKELLARDNQLRMGLNLVKSLPRFMELSN; this comes from the coding sequence ATGCGTCTCAGCCATATCTGTGGCACGATGCTTCTGCTGATCATTCTTTGCGGCACGGCTTCGTCCAGCCAGACCAGGGACACCGATCAGTACAAAGCGCTCAAACAGTTCAGCCAGGTGCTGGATCTCATCGAGAAAAACTATGTCCAGGAAGTGAACCGCACGGACCTGATCCACGGAGCCATCCAGGGCATGCTCAATTCCATTGATCCTCACTCCACCTATATCGGCCTCGACAAGTTCAAGATGATGCAGGAGGAATTCCAGGGTGAATTCGGCGGCATCGGCGTGCAGATCGGCGTGCGCGACAAGCGGCTGACCGTCATCGCGCCCATCGAGGATACTCCGGCGGACAAGGCCGGGTTGAAGCCCGGAGACACCATTGTGGAAATCGACGGCCAGTCCGCCATGGATATCTCTCTGGAGGATGCCGTATCCAAAATCCGCGGCCCCAAGGGCGAACCCGTGGTGCTGACCATCCTGCGCAAAGACTCCCAGGTGCCGGAAAAAATCACCATCGTGCGCGGCATCATTCCCCTGATCAGCGTCAAGACCAAAGAGCTGGAGCCGGGCTACCTGCACGTCCGCCTGACCGACTTCAAGGCCAACACCACGGAGGACCTGCGCCGCAAGATACAGGAATACACGGCCGCCACCCCCCTCAAAGGCATTGTTCTGGATCTGCGCAACAACCCCGGCGGACTGCTCAACCAAGCCGTCTCCGTGGCAGACATGTTTCTGCGTGACGGCCTCATCGTCTACACTCAGGGCCGCGATCCCAAAAGCAGACGGGATGAAACGGCCTCCAAGCAGCCCGCGGACCTGACCTGCCCGGTGGTGGTGCTGATCAACGCCGGATCGGCCTCGGCCTCGGAAATCGTGGCCGGAGCACTTCAGGACCGCAAGCGGGCCATTCTGGTCGGCGAACGGACATTCGGCAAAGGCTCGGTGCAGACCATCATGCCCCTGTCCGACGGCTCGGCCGTCAAGCTGACCATCGCCCTCTACTACACGCCAAGCGGCCGCTCCATCCAGGCCGAAGGCATCGAACCCGATGTGGAGCTGGCTCTGGCCATGCCGGACACGGAAGAAGAGCCCCTGCTGGGCGACTTCCGCGAGGCCAATCTGGCCAAACATCTGGACAACCCCGACAGCAACGCGTCCGCGCCCAAAGAGACTTCGGACGCCAAGGAACTGCTGGCCAGGGATAACCAGTTGCGCATGGGGCTGAATCTGGTCAAATCCCTGCCCCGCTTCATGGAACTGTCCAACTAG
- a CDS encoding murein hydrolase activator EnvC family protein, translated as MNRMLSGWLPALVWNRIFLPLLLLIFAAGSAWADLESEITRKNKQLADQKKAVHALTEKERTLHKNLADLETSIKGSAEELARLEQELEQLEKKQDEGARQLTTLLAEREETASHLAVLLRTLWPIYLSARDRGLSAPEQWASADREEEWISALYREARLLREDIERQSQTVADEQAALDQNAARVAAQLEKIKASRASLDKKKGRFQKEIKEVRARKARSEKELHDLAGSIARLKHQISLQSTKKISKLQGKLAWPAKGKRVVSFAPDKNPGSNGVGLALPAGTPVRSMSWGKVVHNDQLRGFGQVVIIFHGEDYYSLYAFLSETQVTVGREVERGQQIGVCGFYPAAGGNGLYFELRFRQKAVNPLNWLQS; from the coding sequence ATGAACCGCATGCTTTCCGGCTGGTTGCCCGCCTTGGTCTGGAATCGCATCTTCCTTCCGCTCCTGCTGCTCATTTTTGCGGCCGGTTCCGCCTGGGCCGATCTGGAAAGCGAAATAACCAGAAAAAACAAGCAGCTGGCCGACCAGAAAAAAGCGGTGCACGCCCTCACGGAAAAGGAACGTACCCTGCACAAAAACCTGGCCGATCTGGAAACGTCCATCAAAGGTTCAGCAGAGGAACTGGCCCGCCTGGAACAGGAACTGGAGCAGCTCGAAAAAAAGCAGGACGAGGGAGCGCGGCAGTTGACGACTCTTCTGGCTGAACGGGAAGAAACCGCCTCGCATCTGGCCGTTCTGCTGCGTACCCTGTGGCCCATTTATCTGTCCGCCAGGGACCGGGGCCTTTCCGCTCCGGAGCAGTGGGCTTCGGCCGACCGCGAGGAGGAATGGATTTCCGCCCTGTACCGCGAGGCCCGGCTTCTGCGCGAAGACATCGAACGCCAGAGCCAGACCGTGGCCGACGAACAGGCGGCGCTGGACCAGAATGCGGCCAGGGTCGCGGCCCAGCTGGAGAAAATCAAGGCCTCCCGCGCCAGCCTGGACAAAAAGAAAGGGCGATTCCAGAAAGAGATAAAGGAGGTCCGCGCCCGAAAGGCCCGAAGCGAAAAGGAACTCCACGATCTGGCGGGCTCCATCGCCAGACTGAAGCATCAGATCAGCCTGCAATCCACCAAAAAAATTTCCAAACTGCAGGGGAAACTGGCCTGGCCCGCCAAAGGAAAAAGAGTGGTCTCCTTCGCTCCGGATAAGAATCCGGGCAGCAACGGTGTCGGACTGGCCCTGCCCGCGGGTACGCCGGTGCGCAGCATGTCCTGGGGCAAGGTGGTGCATAACGACCAGCTGCGCGGATTCGGGCAGGTGGTCATTATTTTTCACGGCGAGGACTACTACTCCCTGTACGCGTTTCTGTCCGAAACCCAGGTCACCGTCGGACGGGAAGTGGAGCGCGGCCAGCAGATCGGCGTATGCGGTTTTTACCCGGCGGCCGGCGGCAATGGACTGTACTTTGAATTGCGTTTCCGGCAGAAAGCCGTCAATCCGTTGAATTGGTTGCAATCGTGA
- a CDS encoding endonuclease III domain-containing protein, translated as MKREALLLGVHDAMLAGLGPSHWWPGETPFEIALGAILTQNTAWTNVEKALHNLRSENLLHPPALYELPEQALAELIRPAGFFRIKARRVRNFLHFLHETCDLDMEELRSRDMSTLRARLLDISGIGPETADSILLYALDFPSFVVDAYTRRILNRHGLVPEDIGYEELRDYFMDVLPADTPLFNEFHALLVRVGKTWCAKKTPRCAGCPLAPFLDREP; from the coding sequence ATGAAACGCGAAGCCCTGCTCCTTGGCGTCCACGACGCCATGCTGGCCGGACTGGGCCCGAGCCACTGGTGGCCGGGTGAAACGCCCTTTGAGATCGCCCTGGGAGCCATTCTGACCCAGAACACGGCCTGGACGAACGTGGAAAAGGCCCTGCACAACCTGCGCTCCGAAAACCTTCTGCACCCCCCGGCCCTGTACGAACTGCCGGAACAGGCCCTGGCCGAACTCATCCGCCCGGCCGGATTTTTCCGGATCAAGGCCCGGCGCGTCCGCAATTTTCTCCACTTCCTGCACGAAACCTGCGACCTCGACATGGAGGAACTGCGCTCCCGGGACATGAGCACCCTGCGAGCCCGGCTGCTCGACATCTCGGGCATCGGACCGGAAACGGCCGATTCCATCCTGCTCTACGCCCTCGATTTTCCCTCCTTCGTGGTAGACGCCTACACCAGGCGCATCCTGAACCGGCACGGGCTGGTGCCCGAAGACATCGGGTACGAGGAACTGCGCGATTACTTCATGGACGTGCTGCCTGCGGACACACCGCTGTTCAATGAATTCCACGCCCTGCTGGTCCGGGTGGGAAAAACGTGGTGCGCCAAAAAAACGCCCCGTTGCGCGGGCTGTCCGCTGGCTCCGTTTCTTGACCGCGAACCTTGA
- a CDS encoding 50S ribosomal protein L11 methyltransferase, translating to MTGKLSRLRLFFPPDHEDLLTGLLFLHALWGWQDDGTEGGLRRLTVHFDRPEQSAGLQAVLHQACPALRMETDTVDNADWTSAWKKYFTPIPIGSRFVVLPAWMADTPQEAEPILIEPKMAFGTGHHQTTSLCLHGLVRLAEEGRIRPGQTFLDLGTGSGILGISAAKLGLTGLGLDIDSVAIDNARENAAMNRVEKLLDLRTGGIEAAGGRFDLILANILANPLVDMAGGIAACLARPGVLMLSGILQDQADRLARAYMKQGLPEPEITRAQDWVLLLFRA from the coding sequence ATGACCGGTAAACTTTCCCGCCTGCGCCTTTTTTTTCCTCCTGATCACGAAGATCTGCTGACGGGGCTGCTTTTTCTGCACGCGCTCTGGGGCTGGCAGGATGATGGAACGGAGGGCGGGCTGCGCCGCCTGACCGTCCATTTCGACCGGCCGGAACAGTCCGCCGGGCTTCAGGCCGTGCTGCACCAAGCCTGTCCTGCTCTCCGCATGGAAACGGACACCGTGGACAACGCGGACTGGACCAGCGCCTGGAAGAAGTATTTCACGCCCATCCCCATCGGCTCGCGTTTCGTCGTGCTTCCGGCATGGATGGCGGATACGCCCCAAGAGGCCGAGCCCATCCTGATCGAACCCAAGATGGCCTTCGGCACCGGGCACCACCAGACCACGTCCCTGTGCCTGCACGGCTTGGTCCGCCTGGCTGAAGAGGGACGCATCCGGCCCGGCCAGACTTTTCTGGATCTGGGCACGGGCTCGGGCATTCTGGGTATCTCCGCCGCCAAACTGGGATTGACGGGTCTGGGGCTTGATATCGATTCCGTAGCCATCGACAACGCCCGGGAAAATGCGGCCATGAACCGCGTGGAAAAACTGCTGGACCTGCGTACGGGCGGCATTGAGGCCGCCGGTGGCCGCTTCGACCTGATCCTGGCGAACATCCTGGCCAATCCGCTGGTGGACATGGCTGGAGGTATCGCGGCCTGTCTGGCCCGGCCCGGCGTGCTCATGCTGTCCGGCATCCTCCAGGACCAGGCCGACCGGTTAGCCAGAGCCTACATGAAACAGGGCCTGCCCGAGCCGGAAATCACCCGCGCCCAGGACTGGGTTCTGCTCCTGTTCCGCGCATGA
- a CDS encoding aspartate aminotransferase family protein, with protein sequence MNTEDIKKNESALLCRTYGRYPLAVSRAQGTRLYTPEGRVYTDLLAGIAVCNLGHCHPELAEVMAAQARKLVHASNLFYQEEQVELARKLLATTHLQRVFFCNSGAEANEGAIKLARRFMREVRGEDRYEIITLSGSFHGRTLGTLTATGQDKIKTHFGPLPEGFALAPFGDLTAMERIMSPRTAAVLVETIQGEGGVIPLPEDYAHGLEKLCADRGVLLMVDEIQTGIARTGKFWAHQHFGLKPQIITAAKALAGGLPMGAVMCTEEVAGGFPPGSHGTTFGGNALISAVAAKVIDIIERDGLCEQAASLGEWFRNRLERVKDRHPGQIVQIRGLGLMVGIELARPGADIWRALLDKGFVLNLTQGTVLRLLPPLVITQRELEGFAQALDEILSGRADSPASPE encoded by the coding sequence ATGAATACCGAAGACATCAAAAAGAACGAATCTGCCCTGCTGTGCCGGACCTACGGCCGCTACCCCCTGGCTGTCAGCCGGGCCCAGGGCACCAGACTGTATACGCCCGAAGGCCGGGTTTATACGGACCTTCTGGCGGGAATCGCGGTCTGCAATCTGGGGCACTGTCACCCCGAACTGGCGGAAGTCATGGCCGCCCAGGCCAGAAAGCTCGTACACGCCTCCAATCTGTTCTATCAGGAAGAGCAGGTGGAACTGGCCCGGAAGCTTCTGGCCACCACGCATCTCCAGCGCGTCTTTTTCTGTAATTCCGGAGCCGAGGCCAACGAGGGGGCCATCAAGCTGGCCCGGCGGTTCATGCGCGAGGTCCGGGGAGAGGACAGGTACGAAATCATCACCCTGTCCGGCTCCTTTCACGGAAGGACCCTGGGCACCCTGACCGCCACGGGCCAGGACAAGATAAAGACCCATTTCGGCCCTCTGCCCGAGGGTTTCGCCCTGGCCCCTTTCGGCGATCTCACGGCGATGGAGCGGATCATGAGCCCACGCACCGCCGCCGTGCTTGTCGAGACCATCCAGGGCGAGGGCGGCGTCATCCCGCTTCCCGAAGACTATGCCCACGGACTGGAAAAGCTGTGCGCGGATCGCGGAGTCCTGCTCATGGTCGACGAAATCCAGACCGGCATAGCCCGCACCGGAAAGTTCTGGGCCCATCAGCATTTCGGCCTCAAGCCCCAGATAATCACTGCGGCCAAGGCTCTGGCCGGGGGGCTGCCCATGGGCGCGGTCATGTGCACCGAGGAGGTGGCCGGAGGATTTCCGCCCGGCAGCCACGGCACCACCTTCGGCGGCAACGCCCTGATCAGCGCCGTGGCCGCCAAGGTCATCGACATCATCGAACGCGACGGGCTCTGCGAGCAGGCCGCCAGCCTTGGCGAGTGGTTCCGGAACAGACTTGAACGGGTCAAAGACAGGCACCCAGGACAGATTGTCCAGATCCGGGGCCTCGGCCTCATGGTCGGCATCGAGCTTGCCCGGCCCGGAGCCGATATCTGGCGCGCCCTGCTGGACAAAGGCTTTGTGCTGAACCTGACCCAGGGAACGGTGCTGCGCCTTCTGCCGCCCCTCGTCATCACCCAGCGGGAACTGGAAGGCTTCGCCCAGGCCCTGGATGAAATCCTGTCCGGCCGCGCGGACTCCCCCGCTTCTCCGGAATGA
- a CDS encoding flagellar hook protein FlgE, which yields MGFTSSIHIGASGVMAQQERMSVISDNIANLNTVGFKSSNMLFNNLISKQLTGADAGNQVGQGVGVSSILPNMSPGALESTNTPTDIAVGGKGFFLVSPDNAKTTYYTRAGNFRFDADGYLRDPQGHILQGYRMPATSMLHREQILPKAGAVTLENIRLSTHGDAGIVSEPEATTEIRMALNLDSGAEDRISRTESPFTALFDSWDATREEPLGAEKSAYSSALKIYDANGTAHAVTAYFDPVSGIAGDTAGHRVWEYLLTVPPSSDGSGLNAKKGILMAGTLTFSPSGELVNMTAFSGTSDDKANWRPVSFSSDGYPQVPVHLAGSAPTAISLDMGLRSDSGWSMPEGASMAGLGATLDSLPGMGGVQRQVLALTNFSSASSTIYQSQNGYERGLLKTVSVNSQGVLTGYFSNGQSQDLYKIPLADFVNPQGLFREGGNRFSASRDSGAATLGWAGDGRLGLVAGNSLENSNVDLATEFVNMIITQKGFDANSKAITTGDQIIQTAIQMKK from the coding sequence ATGGGTTTCACCTCATCCATCCATATCGGGGCGTCCGGCGTCATGGCCCAGCAGGAGCGCATGTCCGTCATTTCCGACAATATCGCCAACCTGAACACGGTGGGTTTCAAGTCCTCGAACATGCTCTTCAACAACCTGATCAGCAAGCAGCTTACCGGGGCGGACGCGGGCAACCAGGTCGGCCAGGGCGTGGGCGTGAGCTCCATTCTGCCCAACATGTCTCCGGGGGCGCTGGAATCGACCAACACGCCCACGGATATCGCCGTCGGCGGGAAGGGCTTTTTTCTGGTCTCCCCGGACAACGCCAAAACGACCTATTACACCAGGGCGGGGAATTTCCGCTTCGACGCGGATGGCTATCTGCGCGATCCGCAAGGCCATATCCTTCAGGGATACAGGATGCCCGCGACCTCCATGCTGCACAGGGAGCAGATTCTGCCCAAAGCCGGAGCCGTGACCCTCGAAAATATCCGGCTGAGCACCCACGGAGACGCCGGCATCGTCTCTGAACCCGAAGCGACCACGGAAATACGCATGGCGCTCAATCTGGACTCCGGCGCGGAAGACCGGATCTCCCGCACTGAAAGCCCCTTTACGGCTTTGTTCGATTCCTGGGACGCCACGCGGGAAGAGCCCCTCGGCGCGGAGAAAAGCGCCTATTCCTCGGCCCTGAAAATTTACGACGCAAACGGCACGGCCCACGCGGTGACCGCCTATTTCGACCCGGTTTCCGGCATCGCCGGGGATACCGCCGGACACCGCGTCTGGGAATATCTGCTTACCGTGCCGCCTTCTTCGGACGGCTCGGGACTGAACGCCAAAAAGGGTATTCTCATGGCCGGGACCCTGACCTTTTCGCCATCGGGCGAGCTGGTCAACATGACCGCGTTTTCCGGGACGTCCGACGACAAGGCCAACTGGCGGCCGGTTTCCTTTTCTTCCGACGGCTACCCGCAGGTTCCGGTTCATCTGGCCGGCAGCGCTCCCACGGCCATTTCTCTGGACATGGGGCTTCGTTCCGACAGCGGGTGGAGTATGCCCGAGGGAGCATCCATGGCTGGCCTTGGCGCCACTCTGGATAGTCTTCCGGGGATGGGCGGCGTGCAGAGGCAGGTGCTGGCCCTGACCAATTTCAGTTCCGCCTCGAGCACTATCTACCAGTCCCAGAACGGGTACGAGCGCGGCCTTCTGAAAACCGTGTCCGTCAACAGTCAGGGAGTGCTGACAGGCTACTTCTCCAATGGACAGTCTCAGGATTTGTACAAGATTCCGCTGGCGGATTTCGTCAATCCTCAGGGCCTGTTCAGGGAAGGGGGGAACCGCTTTTCGGCATCCAGAGATTCGGGAGCGGCCACGCTGGGATGGGCCGGAGACGGGAGGCTCGGGCTGGTGGCGGGTAATTCTCTGGAGAACTCCAACGTGGATCTGGCCACGGAGTTCGTGAACATGATCATCACCCAGAAAGGCTTCGACGCCAACAGCAAGGCCATCACCACGGGAGATCAGATTATCCAGACGGCGATCCAGATGAAGAAATAG